A portion of the Acidobacteriaceae bacterium genome contains these proteins:
- a CDS encoding alpha/beta hydrolase — protein MPQTTLSKNIVLVHGAFADGSSWSKVIPLLLAKGYKVTAVSNPLTSFQEDVAATKRAIAAQDGPVILVGHSYGGVIITEAGNDPKVVGLVYVAAFAPDAGQSIVDISKPFPPPPGPQTAVPVGDGFLLLSPEGIETDFAQDLSKEEKALLTAGQPQTSGAIFVAQPTQAAWRSKPSWYIVASHDRMIAPEHEASMAQQLNAATTTLPSSHVAMLSYPAEVAKVIEDAATGTR, from the coding sequence TCCAAGGTAATCCCTCTGCTACTGGCCAAGGGATACAAGGTGACCGCCGTCTCCAACCCACTCACCTCTTTCCAGGAAGATGTTGCAGCTACGAAGCGCGCGATCGCGGCACAGGACGGCCCGGTCATCCTGGTCGGGCACTCGTACGGCGGCGTCATCATCACAGAAGCAGGCAACGATCCTAAGGTTGTGGGGTTGGTCTACGTCGCAGCTTTCGCTCCCGACGCCGGGCAGTCCATTGTGGACATCAGCAAGCCCTTCCCGCCGCCTCCGGGGCCGCAGACAGCTGTTCCAGTAGGCGATGGTTTTCTGCTCTTGTCTCCTGAGGGCATCGAAACGGACTTCGCCCAGGATCTGAGCAAGGAGGAAAAAGCTCTTCTCACCGCAGGCCAACCGCAGACATCAGGCGCGATCTTCGTTGCACAGCCGACGCAGGCAGCATGGCGCAGCAAGCCATCGTGGTACATCGTCGCGAGCCACGATCGTATGATCGCTCCCGAACATGAGGCAAGCATGGCGCAGCAACTCAACGCAGCGACGACGACACTTCCGTCAAGCCACGTTGCGATGCTTTCTTATCCTGCAGAGGTAGCGAAGGTCATCGAAGACGCCGCAACAGGCACGAGATAG
- the infC gene encoding translation initiation factor IF-3 yields the protein MRFLGDGDKVKASLRFKGRQMAHRDLGYKIINRLIQDIGEAGVVEFMPRMEGTTLHAILAPSKKIVPAAPKPPRPEAPKPEAPAAAALEAPAAVAEPVQS from the coding sequence GTGCGCTTCCTCGGCGATGGCGACAAGGTGAAGGCCAGCCTTCGCTTCAAGGGCCGCCAGATGGCGCACCGCGACCTGGGCTACAAGATCATCAACCGCCTGATCCAGGACATCGGCGAAGCCGGTGTGGTCGAGTTCATGCCGCGCATGGAAGGCACAACGCTGCACGCCATCCTCGCGCCCAGCAAGAAGATCGTTCCTGCGGCACCCAAACCGCCGCGCCCTGAGGCTCCCAAGCCCGAGGCTCCGGCAGCCGCTGCGCTAGAGGCACCTGCTGCTGTGGCCGAGCCGGTCCAGAGCTAA
- a CDS encoding M13 family metallopeptidase, translating to MNRVAFALLAPAILCTTAAFAQSAPAPIKLQHIDVTNVDKSVSPCDNFFQYACSNIIKANPIPADQMMWGTFNKLAMWNQQMMHEILEANMAPSSSRTPNQQKIGDFYASCVQQADSGKDDRAAIDALVARINSMKSKRDLPAVLAAVQTAYGQVWSANDNETSIALFGFGPTPDANNARMVVAGLDQGGLVLPSRDYYLKDDAKSVAIRKDYETYLVKMLTMDGMSAEAANSAAATALKFETALAKAQMDNVTRRDPNKTNNRFTPAQLKTLTPNFNWTAYFGALGAPSAPLYEVSSPEFFRTVNGMIASESLDTWKIYLRAQLLNTASSSLGNQWREVSFELTKAITGAKQQPPTWRRCSINTDKALGEALGQVYVAKAFPPESKTRVQKMVKNIEAAMGRDIDEATWMQPETKRQAHLKLAAILDKIGYPDKWIDYSSLTITRDSYAVNVSDSTKFEFKRQLGFINKPLDRMQWSMTPPTVNAYEDPQTNTINFPAGILQPPMFDPTADDVLNYGAEGAVIGHELTHNFDDQGRKFDLNGDLKDWWTPADAKAYDERGECIAKEYSGPAPGVEGVQQNGKLTQGENTADNGGLNLSLSALTFDLKQQGKTLEDKDSNGLTNLQRFFLAFANDWCGTERPEIARLIVMTNPHSLAELRVNNTVGNMPEFAKAFGCKASQPMVHKPACHVW from the coding sequence ATGAACCGCGTCGCCTTTGCGCTGCTCGCGCCCGCCATCCTGTGTACTACGGCCGCTTTTGCCCAATCTGCGCCCGCACCCATCAAGCTTCAGCACATTGACGTCACCAACGTCGATAAGAGCGTAAGCCCCTGCGATAACTTCTTCCAGTACGCCTGCAGCAACATCATCAAGGCAAACCCCATCCCGGCTGACCAGATGATGTGGGGCACGTTCAACAAGCTGGCCATGTGGAACCAGCAGATGATGCACGAGATTCTCGAAGCAAACATGGCCCCAAGCTCCTCACGCACGCCCAACCAGCAGAAAATAGGTGACTTCTACGCAAGCTGCGTACAGCAGGCAGACTCCGGTAAGGATGACCGTGCGGCTATCGACGCCCTGGTGGCGCGCATTAACAGCATGAAGAGCAAGCGCGACCTGCCCGCCGTGCTCGCCGCCGTGCAGACGGCTTATGGCCAGGTCTGGAGCGCGAACGACAACGAAACCTCCATCGCTCTCTTCGGTTTTGGCCCCACTCCAGACGCAAACAACGCACGCATGGTCGTCGCCGGGCTCGATCAGGGCGGCTTGGTGCTGCCCAGCCGCGACTACTACCTGAAGGACGATGCGAAAAGCGTCGCCATCCGCAAAGACTACGAAACCTATCTCGTAAAAATGCTGACGATGGACGGCATGAGCGCCGAAGCCGCCAACTCGGCCGCCGCGACGGCTCTCAAGTTCGAAACAGCCCTCGCCAAGGCGCAGATGGACAACGTGACGCGTCGCGATCCGAACAAGACGAACAACCGGTTCACCCCGGCACAGCTCAAAACGCTGACGCCGAACTTCAACTGGACCGCCTACTTTGGTGCCCTTGGCGCCCCCAGCGCGCCGTTGTATGAAGTCTCCTCCCCGGAGTTCTTCCGCACGGTAAACGGCATGATCGCCAGCGAGAGCCTGGATACCTGGAAGATCTATCTGCGCGCACAGCTTTTGAACACGGCCAGCTCGTCGCTCGGCAACCAGTGGCGCGAGGTCAGCTTTGAGCTGACGAAGGCCATCACCGGCGCCAAACAGCAGCCGCCCACCTGGCGCCGCTGCAGCATCAACACGGACAAGGCTCTCGGCGAAGCGCTCGGCCAGGTCTACGTCGCCAAGGCGTTCCCGCCGGAGAGCAAGACCCGCGTGCAGAAGATGGTGAAGAACATCGAGGCGGCGATGGGCCGCGACATCGACGAAGCCACCTGGATGCAGCCGGAGACGAAGCGTCAGGCGCATCTGAAGCTCGCCGCGATCCTCGACAAGATCGGCTACCCGGACAAGTGGATCGACTACAGCTCGCTGACGATAACGCGCGACAGCTACGCCGTGAATGTTTCGGACTCCACGAAGTTCGAGTTCAAGCGCCAGCTTGGCTTCATCAACAAGCCGCTGGACCGGATGCAGTGGAGCATGACGCCGCCGACCGTAAACGCCTACGAAGATCCGCAGACGAATACGATCAACTTCCCTGCCGGCATTCTGCAGCCGCCCATGTTCGACCCGACTGCGGATGACGTGCTGAACTACGGCGCGGAAGGCGCAGTGATCGGCCACGAACTGACCCACAACTTCGACGATCAGGGCCGCAAGTTCGACCTGAACGGCGACCTGAAGGACTGGTGGACGCCCGCCGACGCGAAGGCCTACGACGAGCGCGGCGAGTGCATCGCCAAGGAGTACAGCGGGCCTGCTCCCGGAGTGGAAGGCGTGCAGCAGAACGGCAAGCTGACCCAGGGCGAAAACACCGCCGACAACGGTGGCCTGAACCTTTCGCTGAGCGCGCTGACCTTCGACCTGAAGCAGCAGGGCAAGACACTCGAGGACAAGGACTCCAACGGCCTGACCAACCTGCAACGCTTCTTCCTGGCCTTTGCTAATGACTGGTGCGGCACCGAGCGACCCGAGATTGCGCGTCTGATCGTCATGACGAACCCGCATTCGCTGGCCGAACTGCGCGTGAACAACACGGTCGGCAACATGCCGGAGTTTGCCAAGGCATTCGGCTGCAAGGCCAGCCAGCCGATGGTCCACAAACCCGCCTGCCACGTCTGGTAA
- a CDS encoding response regulator, which produces MAKRKVLLVDDEVTVLLTMKAVLEISGFDVDTAASAREGKSKIRTGVYQMVITDMRMESDAAGKEVILAARMASYHPAVALLTAYPIADEDWQDMGADHMLVKPTHVKELLRQLEQLLEKHSAKLAKISSSAAAPAKPTKKSAAKRLASKKLPSRKTVAAKPLAAKTAAKKAAAPKTAKKAVKKAVKTVAKKAAKKKSK; this is translated from the coding sequence GTGGCAAAGCGTAAAGTTCTGCTCGTCGATGACGAGGTTACCGTCCTTCTGACGATGAAGGCCGTGCTCGAGATCTCGGGCTTTGATGTCGATACCGCCGCCTCTGCGCGCGAAGGCAAGTCGAAGATCCGCACCGGCGTCTATCAGATGGTCATCACCGACATGCGTATGGAGTCCGACGCGGCCGGTAAGGAAGTGATTCTGGCGGCACGCATGGCGTCCTACCACCCTGCAGTCGCCCTGCTGACAGCGTACCCGATCGCCGATGAAGACTGGCAGGACATGGGCGCCGACCACATGCTCGTAAAGCCGACGCATGTGAAGGAGCTGCTGCGCCAGTTGGAACAGCTGCTTGAAAAGCACTCGGCGAAGCTGGCAAAGATTTCGTCCTCGGCGGCTGCTCCGGCGAAGCCCACGAAGAAGTCTGCGGCCAAGCGCCTGGCGAGCAAGAAGCTGCCTTCGCGCAAGACCGTTGCCGCGAAGCCGCTTGCAGCAAAGACTGCTGCGAAGAAGGCCGCTGCGCCCAAGACAGCGAAGAAGGCCGTCAAGAAAGCTGTGAAGACTGTAGCCAAAAAGGCTGCCAAGAAGAAGTCGAAGTAA
- a CDS encoding VOC family protein, translated as MNASLAAPLRLHHTGVAVKDIAAAAANYVSRFGYTIVSPVIHDPAQTAHVQFLQLPGEHALLELVAPDGATGKLVAATKSGGALHHLCFITGPLEAEIERLQATGMLLLSDPTPAVAFAGRRICWLMGNDRVPIELLERRSDDDRCEPGV; from the coding sequence ATGAATGCTTCTCTCGCCGCCCCGCTGCGGCTCCATCACACAGGCGTCGCCGTCAAGGACATTGCCGCGGCCGCCGCGAACTACGTCTCACGCTTTGGCTACACGATCGTTTCGCCGGTGATCCATGATCCGGCGCAGACCGCGCATGTGCAGTTTCTGCAACTGCCCGGCGAGCACGCGCTCCTCGAACTGGTGGCACCCGACGGCGCGACCGGCAAGCTGGTCGCCGCGACGAAGTCCGGTGGCGCGCTGCACCACCTCTGCTTCATCACGGGCCCGCTGGAAGCTGAGATTGAACGCCTGCAGGCCACAGGCATGTTGCTGCTCTCAGACCCAACACCCGCCGTCGCCTTCGCGGGTCGCCGCATCTGCTGGCTGATGGGCAACGACCGCGTCCCCATCGAACTGCTGGAACGCCGCAGCGACGACGACAGGTGCGAGCCCGGAGTCTGA
- a CDS encoding DUF3050 domain-containing protein, giving the protein MSASFPAELCSIAAIEERLAPLREQLASHPLYASIQSIADVRVFMESHVFAVWDFMSLLKALQRGLTSVDVPWVPSRFPASRRFVNEIVLGEESDEYNGQPLSHFEIYLLAMQAAGADAARMQSVIDAAESRGYWQAVLQSAPEPAKAFVEETFRVIREGSLAAQAAAFTFGREDVIPDLFRGFIRELNKELAGSLSTFIWYLERHIEVDGEDHGPLSLRMVADLCGNDPALWQEATTAAEEAIRARLALWDGIQAAVEANRS; this is encoded by the coding sequence ATGTCTGCTTCGTTTCCTGCTGAACTTTGTTCTATTGCTGCAATTGAAGAGCGTCTGGCTCCGCTGCGAGAGCAGCTTGCCAGCCATCCGCTTTACGCGTCGATTCAGTCGATTGCCGATGTGCGCGTCTTCATGGAGTCGCACGTCTTCGCCGTGTGGGACTTTATGAGCCTGCTGAAGGCGTTGCAGCGTGGCCTGACCTCGGTCGATGTTCCGTGGGTTCCGTCACGGTTTCCGGCCAGCCGCCGTTTCGTGAACGAGATCGTGCTCGGTGAAGAGAGCGATGAGTACAACGGGCAGCCGCTCAGCCACTTTGAAATTTACCTGCTCGCCATGCAGGCTGCCGGGGCCGACGCGGCACGGATGCAGTCTGTGATCGACGCTGCGGAGAGTCGTGGATACTGGCAGGCGGTTTTACAGAGCGCGCCTGAACCCGCCAAGGCATTTGTCGAAGAGACTTTCCGCGTCATCCGCGAGGGTTCGCTGGCGGCACAGGCGGCAGCGTTTACCTTTGGCCGCGAGGACGTGATCCCCGACCTATTCCGCGGTTTCATCCGCGAGTTGAACAAGGAGCTTGCCGGCTCTCTGAGCACCTTCATCTGGTACCTTGAGCGGCATATTGAAGTCGACGGCGAAGACCATGGGCCGCTTTCGCTGCGCATGGTTGCTGACCTCTGCGGCAACGATCCTGCACTCTGGCAGGAGGCTACAACAGCTGCGGAAGAAGCCATCCGTGCGCGTCTGGCGCTGTGGGATGGTATTCAGGCAGCGGTGGAGGCGAATCGGAGTTAG
- the prmC gene encoding peptide chain release factor N(5)-glutamine methyltransferase codes for MTVREATTEAVVTLEAAGVSARDAQVLLGHVLQRERAWVLAHADDAISLEELETLRALTARRATREPLQYILGVQEFYGMEFAVTPAVLIPRPETELLVEAVELWATQRNSARTLQIVDVGTGSGAIAVTLATHVAGVRLTAVDISPRALEVAKANARTHSADRRIDFLENDLLTGMNEGIFDCVVSNPPYVPQLDLPTMQPEVTDHEPHLALFAGDDGLAVYRRLIPQAAHVLPHGGLLAMEFGFGQREAIAELLKEWSEVRFLDDLAGIPRHVLAVRPRSMSEASQL; via the coding sequence ATGACTGTCCGCGAAGCTACGACCGAAGCTGTTGTCACACTGGAGGCCGCAGGTGTTTCTGCGCGCGATGCGCAGGTGCTGCTGGGCCACGTTCTGCAGCGCGAGCGCGCATGGGTGCTCGCCCATGCGGACGATGCCATCAGCCTCGAAGAGCTCGAAACGCTGCGGGCGCTCACCGCACGACGCGCCACGCGCGAGCCGCTGCAGTACATCCTCGGCGTGCAGGAGTTCTACGGCATGGAGTTCGCCGTCACGCCCGCCGTGCTCATTCCACGTCCGGAGACCGAACTGCTCGTCGAGGCTGTCGAGCTCTGGGCCACGCAGAGGAACTCCGCACGCACGCTGCAGATCGTCGATGTCGGCACGGGCTCCGGTGCCATCGCTGTGACGCTCGCAACGCATGTTGCCGGGGTACGCTTGACCGCGGTGGACATCTCCCCCCGCGCGCTGGAGGTGGCAAAAGCCAACGCGCGGACGCACTCCGCCGACCGCAGGATCGATTTCCTGGAGAACGACCTGCTCACCGGCATGAACGAGGGCATCTTCGACTGCGTTGTTTCCAACCCGCCGTATGTGCCGCAGCTGGACCTGCCCACCATGCAGCCCGAAGTCACCGACCACGAGCCACACCTTGCGCTCTTCGCCGGAGACGATGGCCTGGCCGTTTATCGCAGGTTGATTCCCCAGGCCGCGCACGTGCTGCCGCACGGTGGGCTGCTCGCCATGGAGTTTGGCTTCGGTCAGCGCGAGGCCATCGCCGAGTTGCTGAAGGAGTGGAGTGAGGTGCGCTTCCTCGACGATCTCGCAGGCATCCCACGCCATGTACTCGCGGTGCGGCCACGCTCAATGAGCGAAGCTAGCCAACTCTGA
- a CDS encoding DUF4126 domain-containing protein: MLSAILFGVVTGSRAMTGMAVLCWFAMLEWVPLDHTWASWTGKIVLTVIFSLAALSEYVFDVLPSTPSRKLIGPFVSRIVLGALCGAICAAAILEPAAGGAILGAIGAVVGTYSCYAVRMSLAKLFKRDLPAGLLESLFFLLLAIAAGILLHHDALNAQALEFRVG, translated from the coding sequence ATGTTGAGCGCAATTCTCTTCGGCGTGGTGACGGGCTCTCGAGCGATGACGGGCATGGCTGTGTTGTGCTGGTTCGCCATGCTGGAGTGGGTGCCGCTCGACCACACCTGGGCTTCGTGGACTGGCAAGATCGTTCTAACGGTCATCTTCTCGCTGGCGGCGCTCAGTGAGTACGTCTTCGACGTGCTGCCCTCCACGCCCAGCCGCAAGCTGATTGGGCCGTTCGTCTCACGCATCGTTCTGGGGGCACTGTGCGGAGCGATCTGCGCTGCGGCCATCCTGGAACCGGCTGCTGGCGGAGCGATTCTCGGAGCCATCGGCGCGGTGGTGGGCACGTACTCCTGCTACGCCGTTCGCATGTCGCTGGCGAAGCTCTTCAAGCGCGATCTTCCGGCAGGTCTGCTGGAGTCGCTCTTCTTTCTTCTGCTCGCCATCGCAGCAGGCATACTGCTGCATCACGACGCGCTGAACGCGCAGGCCCTTGAGTTCAGAGTTGGCTAG
- a CDS encoding ATP-binding protein, which yields MLCGPTGAGKSSLARSLCADGKAIPFAIDQWMQTLFWPDLPEKNDYAWAIARVRRCEEQVAVMTRQLAAIGVDVVLDLGFTDRAQREAWLLRAREAGVRCALHVLEVSAELRWQRITQRNEGASATYSFVVTREMFDAMEALWEPVTDAESSVFDGYQRYSR from the coding sequence TTGCTGTGTGGGCCAACGGGCGCTGGAAAGAGCTCGTTGGCCCGTTCCCTTTGTGCGGATGGCAAAGCCATTCCCTTTGCCATCGACCAGTGGATGCAAACGCTTTTCTGGCCTGACCTGCCGGAGAAGAACGATTACGCCTGGGCTATTGCGCGCGTGCGTCGCTGCGAGGAGCAGGTGGCCGTTATGACACGTCAGCTTGCTGCCATCGGTGTGGACGTGGTGCTTGATCTAGGCTTTACGGATCGGGCTCAGCGCGAAGCCTGGCTGCTCCGCGCCCGAGAGGCTGGTGTGCGCTGTGCGTTGCATGTGCTGGAGGTTTCTGCCGAGCTCCGCTGGCAGCGCATAACGCAGCGCAACGAAGGTGCCAGCGCGACGTACTCCTTTGTCGTGACGCGGGAAATGTTCGATGCGATGGAAGCCTTATGGGAGCCGGTCACGGACGCAGAGTCTTCCGTCTTCGATGGTTACCAACGGTACAGCCGATAA
- a CDS encoding serine hydroxymethyltransferase: MPIDLNAPLASVDPEIASQIALEAERQHEGLEMIASENFVSRAVLEAAGTVFTNKYAEGYPGKRYYGGCEYADVVENIARDRAKELFGAEHANVQPHSGSQANAAAYMTIIDPGDTILGLDLANGGHLTHGHKLNFSGKLYRVVGYKVRQDTEVIDYDQLEELAVAEKPKVIVGGGSAYPRQFDFARMRAIADKVGAKLMIDMAHFAGLVAGGAHPSPVPFADIVTTTTHKTLRGPRAGMVLCKQELAAGVDRSVFPGQQGGPLMHIVAAKAVAFGEALQPEFKSYAAQTVANAKVLAAALQAEGFRVISGGTDTHLMLIDVFAKGMLGSEAEVALGKAGITVNKNAIPFDTNPPMKPSGIRIGTPALTTRGMKEAEMTVIAGWIAEALENRNDDAKLKDIAGRVTELAEQFPLYGFLRP; this comes from the coding sequence ATGCCGATTGACCTGAACGCCCCTCTCGCCTCCGTCGACCCTGAAATTGCCTCGCAGATTGCTCTTGAAGCTGAGCGTCAGCACGAGGGACTGGAGATGATTGCGAGCGAAAACTTCGTCTCGCGCGCCGTTCTTGAAGCGGCAGGAACTGTTTTTACGAACAAGTACGCCGAGGGCTATCCCGGCAAGCGCTACTACGGTGGCTGCGAGTACGCCGATGTGGTGGAGAACATCGCCCGCGACCGTGCCAAGGAGCTTTTCGGTGCCGAACACGCGAATGTGCAGCCGCACTCCGGCTCGCAGGCGAACGCTGCGGCATACATGACGATCATCGATCCGGGCGACACGATCCTCGGTCTGGACCTCGCCAATGGCGGCCACCTGACCCACGGGCACAAGCTGAACTTCTCCGGCAAGCTGTATCGGGTGGTTGGCTACAAGGTTCGGCAGGATACGGAAGTCATCGACTACGACCAGCTCGAAGAGCTCGCCGTGGCGGAAAAGCCGAAGGTGATCGTGGGCGGCGGCTCGGCGTATCCGCGTCAGTTCGACTTCGCTCGCATGCGCGCGATCGCGGATAAGGTTGGCGCGAAGCTGATGATCGACATGGCGCATTTCGCCGGTCTGGTCGCGGGTGGAGCACATCCTTCGCCGGTGCCGTTTGCTGACATCGTCACCACGACCACGCACAAGACATTGCGTGGACCGCGTGCCGGCATGGTGCTCTGCAAGCAGGAGCTTGCTGCAGGTGTTGACCGCTCGGTCTTCCCCGGCCAGCAGGGCGGCCCGCTGATGCACATCGTTGCGGCCAAGGCTGTGGCGTTTGGCGAGGCCTTGCAGCCTGAGTTCAAGAGCTACGCCGCGCAGACCGTGGCGAACGCCAAGGTGCTGGCAGCAGCGCTGCAGGCTGAAGGCTTCCGCGTCATCTCCGGCGGTACGGACACGCACCTGATGCTGATCGACGTCTTCGCCAAGGGTATGCTCGGCTCCGAAGCCGAGGTTGCGCTGGGCAAGGCTGGCATCACGGTGAACAAGAACGCGATCCCGTTCGACACGAACCCGCCGATGAAGCCGTCGGGCATCCGCATCGGCACGCCTGCACTCACCACGCGCGGCATGAAGGAAGCGGAGATGACGGTGATCGCTGGATGGATCGCCGAGGCGCTCGAGAACCGCAACGACGACGCGAAGCTGAAGGACATTGCAGGCCGCGTCACCGAGTTGGCCGAGCAGTTTCCACTCTACGGTTTTCTTCGCCCCTAA
- a CDS encoding alpha/beta hydrolase family protein: MFSKLYAKWMYAWETALTTRDENRVERPLEWGFDRLGRVGGDEMAARVERGEISGLDAMIELNRRIVADPDAYFAYETPKDFRIEQHFPELYPTNVRPETLEQEAEWKRRAEVGELRKEPFLRFTSAVQTQYAENDTVNARWYEAKQKPGKPKQAMIVMPQWNADAFSHNALCEIFAHWGVSSLRLSKPYHDVRRPAELERSDYAVSANVGRTLEASRQAVADIRSCIDWLASQGYEQFGVLGTSLGSCYAFLAAAMDPRLEVCLFNHASTWFGDVVWEGQSTRHIRASFERSGLTQDLTRSILAGASPMSYMERFAANSKRVLVIHATYDLTFPLEFSLDVLKNFREHQIDFVSRVLPCGHYTTGEFPYKYLDGYYMGQFVWSSFKRLGERWSATRTS; this comes from the coding sequence ATGTTTTCGAAGCTCTACGCAAAGTGGATGTACGCATGGGAAACCGCGTTGACGACGCGTGATGAAAACCGTGTGGAGCGTCCGCTGGAGTGGGGCTTTGACCGGCTGGGAAGAGTTGGCGGTGACGAGATGGCCGCACGCGTGGAGCGTGGCGAGATCTCCGGGCTTGACGCGATGATCGAGCTCAACCGTCGCATCGTGGCTGACCCTGACGCCTACTTCGCTTATGAGACGCCCAAAGACTTCCGCATCGAGCAGCACTTTCCCGAGCTTTATCCGACGAACGTTCGTCCGGAGACGCTGGAGCAGGAAGCGGAGTGGAAGCGTCGTGCCGAAGTAGGCGAACTGCGCAAAGAGCCGTTCCTGCGCTTCACCTCGGCGGTGCAGACGCAGTATGCCGAAAACGACACGGTGAACGCTCGCTGGTACGAAGCGAAGCAGAAGCCCGGCAAGCCGAAGCAGGCGATGATCGTGATGCCGCAGTGGAACGCCGATGCGTTCTCGCACAACGCGCTTTGCGAGATCTTCGCGCATTGGGGCGTCAGTTCGCTGCGCCTGTCCAAGCCGTACCATGACGTTCGCCGTCCGGCAGAGCTGGAGCGCTCCGACTACGCGGTGAGCGCGAACGTGGGGCGCACGCTGGAGGCCTCGCGGCAGGCTGTGGCGGACATTCGTTCGTGCATCGACTGGCTGGCCTCGCAGGGCTATGAGCAGTTCGGTGTGCTCGGCACAAGCCTTGGAAGCTGCTACGCCTTTCTGGCTGCGGCGATGGACCCGCGCCTTGAGGTCTGCCTCTTCAATCACGCGTCGACGTGGTTCGGCGATGTGGTGTGGGAAGGGCAGAGCACGCGGCACATTCGCGCGTCGTTTGAACGGTCAGGGCTTACGCAGGACCTCACGCGCAGCATCCTCGCCGGAGCCAGCCCGATGAGCTACATGGAGCGCTTTGCGGCAAACTCCAAGCGCGTGCTCGTGATCCACGCGACGTACGATCTGACGTTCCCGCTGGAGTTCTCGCTCGATGTGTTGAAGAACTTCCGCGAGCACCAGATCGACTTCGTCTCGCGCGTGCTGCCCTGCGGACACTACACGACCGGCGAGTTCCCGTACAAGTACCTCGACGGCTATTACATGGGCCAGTTTGTGTGGAGTTCGTTCAAGCGGCTCGGCGAACGCTGGAGCGCGACGCGTACGAGCTAG